From Aspergillus chevalieri M1 DNA, chromosome 4, nearly complete sequence, a single genomic window includes:
- the ARO7 gene encoding chorismate mutase ARO7 (BUSCO:EOG09264719;~COG:E;~EggNog:ENOG410PJYF;~InterPro:IPR036263,IPR008238,IPR037039;~go_function: GO:0004106 - chorismate mutase activity [Evidence IEA];~go_process: GO:0009073 - aromatic amino acid family biosynthetic process [Evidence IEA];~go_process: GO:0046417 - chorismate metabolic process [Evidence IEA]), whose amino-acid sequence MDAAVSLGDPSKALDLANIRFQLIRLEDTITFHLIERVQFPLNQTIYVRGGVSIPGSQLSLLEYLLREQERLQSRVRRYQSPDEYPFFPDALEDPVLQPLRYPKILHENDVNVNETIKQRYVEEILPAICPKSEQGDRGEAQENYGSSATCDVNCLQALSRRIHFGKFVAESKFQKEPERFVKMIKENDRAGIDAAITDSKVEQKVLERLGLKARTYGTDPAFPVESGPKIDTDAVVSMYKNCVIPLTKVVEVEYLMQRLKGTQWE is encoded by the exons ATGGACGCTGCTGTCAGTCTTGGGGATCCTTCCAAAGCGTTGGACTTGGCCAACATCCGATTCCAGTTAAT TCGCCTTGAAGATACCATTACCTTTCACCTGATCGAACGAGTGCAATTCCCCCTCAACCAGACTATCTATGTGCGCGGCGGCGTATCCATCCCAGGCAGTCAACTCAGTTTGCTGGAGTACTTGCTCCGCGAGCAGGAACGTCTCCAATCGCGAGTCCGCCGTTACCAATCCCCGGACGAATACCCCTTCTTTCCTGATGCCCTCGAAGATCCCGTCCTGCAGCCTTTGAGATACcccaagatcctacatgaGAACGATGTGAACGTGAACGAAACAATTAAGCAGCGCTACGTGGAGGAGATCCTTCCCGCTATCTGCCCTAAGTCAGAACAGGGCGATCGGGGCGAGGCACAAGAGAACTACGGCTCGTCGGCAACATGTGATGTCAATTGCTTGCAAGCGCTGTCTCGTCGCATTCACTTTGGCAAGTTCGTCGCGGAGTCGAAGTTCCAAAAGGAGCCGGAGAGGTTTGTCAAGATGATCAAGGAAAACGACCGCGCAGGGATCGACGCGGCCATTACCGATTCCAAAGTTGAGCAGAAGGTGCTGGAGAGACTAGGGTTGAAGGCCAGGACGTACGGTACCGATCCTGCTTTCCCCGTGGAGTCGGGGCCGAAGATTGATACCGACGCGGTCGTGTCCATGTATAAG AATTGCGTTATTCCACTCACCAAGGTAGTCGAGGTGGAATATCTCATGCAGCGTCTGAAGGGAACGCAGTGGGAGTGA
- a CDS encoding putative MFS transporter (COG:G;~EggNog:ENOG410PKTA;~InterPro:IPR020846,IPR011701,IPR036259;~PFAM:PF07690,PF00083;~TransMembrane:12 (i42-59o79-96i108-126o138-156i168-189o195-216i285-310o330-354i375-394o400-418i439-460o466-488i);~go_function: GO:0022857 - transmembrane transporter activity [Evidence IEA];~go_process: GO:0055085 - transmembrane transport [Evidence IEA]): MKDQTPNEKPDVSLGQDGDTAHPQPTSDTLDPLNWSRLQKHTILGIVMLKYFLFTYITTTTVPSFPGIQSEFAINYAQVNWTVAIPALGLSVGPLFWSSLSEIYGRRIVFIVGTTLALVSTIGAAVANRYDGYMAARFFQGFGVSPASTVGMAVVNDLFFNYERGQKLGLWVLAIDSGLLLGPTFGGFFNLLGVAWINWFNAIFFAILLVLELFFMPETLYPRNRMLQPASESSTETGITTATDPEKAFHQTVSSKAGIPRTKSLSFLNFRPIPGMRHPKPWDSVIRFFLTFRFPVVVIAILGYSFLWYWWVLSVITMVPAAYASYTPLIQGLLFLGLFIGTLVSEVCCSGRLSDWLVDRLARKNGNVRVAEMRLWLAYPAILVTAVGLILWGISVDKNYHWMVGQVAFFLFAAGIQVGNTVTSSYIVDSYPLQSTSVITFYAVFLNLSAFINPFFISSWQASSGWTWTFTAQALIVAGGGTLVFALLQKFGALMRASAPLPSWVNPDFDSSV; the protein is encoded by the exons ATGAAAGACCAGACACCAAATGAGAAGCCAGACGTATCGCTAGGTCAAGATGGAGACACTGCCCATCCCCAGCCTACGTCAGACACTCTGGATCCATTGAATTGGTCACGGCTTCAAAAACACACCATTCTCGGAATTGTGATGCTCAA ATATTTCCTTTTCACGtacatcaccaccaccactgtTCCCTCATTTCCTGGTATCCAGTCTGAGTTTGCCATCAATTATGCCCAGGTGAATTGGACCGTCGCCATTCCAGCGTTGGGCCTCTCAGTCGGGCCGCTTTTCTGGTCTTCTCTCAGCGAAATATACGGTCGTCGGATTGTTTTCATTGTTGGCACTACTCTTGCATTAGTCTCGACtattggagcagcagtggctAACCGGTATGATGGGTATATGGCTGCTCGGTTCTTCCAGGGATTTGGTGTGAGTCCGGCATCGACGGTTGGTATGGCAGTGG TCAACGATCTGTTCTTTAATTATGAACGCGGACAAAAGCTTGGGTTATGGGTACTTGCCATTGATTCGGGGCTTCTTCTCGGTCCAACTT TTGGTGGCTTCTTCAACCTTCTCGGCGTTGCATGGATTAACTGGTTCAACGCCATTTTTTTCGCCATCCTCCTTGTCCTTGAGCTCTTCTTCATGCCCGAGACCTTATATCCGCGTAATCGAATGTTGCAGCCGGCATCGGAGTCGTCAACAGAGACAGGAATAACGACAGCAACAGATCCCGAAAAAGCATTTCACCAAACTGTCTCATCCAAAGCCGGCATCCCCAGGACCAAGAGCCTGTCCTTCCTTAACTTCCGTCCCATACCAGGAATGCGCCATCCCAAACCCTGGGACTCGGTTATCCGATTCTTCCTCACGTTCCGATTCCCCGTCGTCGTCATCGCAATTCTTGGATACTCATTCCTCTGGTACTGGTGGGTGTTGTCCGTTATCACGATGGTACCTGCCGCGTACGCATCGTATACCCCGTTGATCCAGGGATTGCTGTTCCTGGGGTTGTTCATCGGAACGCTGGTATCTGAGGTCTGCTGCTCGGGGAGGTTAAGCGACTGGCTTGTTGACCGGTTAGCGAGGAAGAATGGGAACGTTCGCGTGGCTGAAATGAGGCTTTGGCTCGCGTATCCTGCTATTTTAGTCACAGCTG TCGGATTGATTCTTTGGGGCATCAGCGTCGACAAGAATTACCACTGGATGGTTGGTCAAGTggctttctttctct TCGCCGCGGGAATCCAAGTCGGAAATACCGTGACGAGCAGCTACATCGTCGATAGCTATCCCCTTCAGTCCACCAGCGTCATCACCTTCTATGCTGTGTTCCTCAACCTCAGTGCATTTATCAACCCT TTCTTTATTTCCTCCTGGCAAGCCTCGTCCGGCTGGACCTGGACCTTTACCGCACAGGCACTCATCGTCGCCGGAGGAGGGACACTAGTCTTTGCCCTGTTGCAGAAATTCGGCGCGTTGATGCGGGCATCAGCGCCATTGCCATCGTGGGTGAATCCAGACTTTGATTCGAGTGTGTAA
- the gua1 gene encoding GMP synthase (glutamine-hydrolyzing) (COG:F;~EggNog:ENOG410PFKK;~InterPro:IPR022310,IPR022955,IPR029062,IPR017926, IPR025777,IPR004739,IPR001674,IPR014729;~MEROPS:MER0045886;~PFAM:PF07722,PF00117,PF00958;~go_function: GO:0003922 - GMP synthase (glutamine-hydrolyzing) activity [Evidence IEA];~go_function: GO:0005524 - ATP binding [Evidence IEA];~go_function: GO:0016462 - pyrophosphatase activity [Evidence IEA];~go_process: GO:0006164 - purine nucleotide biosynthetic process [Evidence IEA];~go_process: GO:0006177 - GMP biosynthetic process [Evidence IEA]): MASNVETAIEPHKTFDTILVLDFGSQYSHLITRRLRELNVYSEMLPCTQKIAELPWKPTGVILSGSPFSVYEEIAPHVDPEVFNLDVPILGICYGLQELAWHHGKNVLASDKKEYGHANLNIHRQAGKEGSIDRLFQGLDDQIQVWMSHGDKLAKLPDNFEVIATTENAPFAGIASTIKPYFGIQFHPEVTHTPRGTEILKNFAVDICGAKQEWSMEKFVDKEIERIKTLVGPNGQVIGAVSGGVDSTVAAKLMKEAIGDRFHAVLVDNGVLRLNEAQQVQETLEKGLGINLTVVDASDRFLNLLKGVTDPERKRKIIGNTFIEVFQETAKSITDAAAGSDKEGNIEWLLQGTLYPDVIESISFKGPSATIKTHHNVGGLLEGMHLKLIEPLRELFKDEVRALGTNLGIPHDLIWRHPFPGPGLAIRILGEVNREQLRIAREADVIFIEEIKAAGLYQNISQAFAALLPVKAVGVMGDKRMHEQVIALRAVETRDFMTADWYPFDGEFLKRVSRRVVNEVNGVCRVVYDITSKPPGTIEME, encoded by the exons ATGGCTTCCAACGTTGAGACGGCCATTGAGCCGCACAAGACCTTCGATACTATCCTGGTCTTGGACTTCGG TTCTCAGTACTCCCACCTGATCACCAGACGTCTTCGTGAACTCAATGTCTACTCCGAAATGCTGCCATGCACCCAGAAGATCGCCGAACTGCCCTGGAAGCCCACCGGTGTTATTCTGTCCGGAAGTCCCTTCTCCGTCTACGAAGAGATCGCCCCTCACGTCGACCCGGAGGTGTTCAACTTGGATGTCCCCATCCTCGGTATCTGTTACGGTCTGCAGGAACTCGCCTGGCACCACGGAAAGAACGTCCTGGCCAGTGACAAGAAGGAATACGGACACGCCAACCTGAACATCCACCGTCAAGCTGGCAAGGAGGGCTCCATCGATCGTCTTTTCCAGGGTCTTGATGACCAGATTCAGGTCTGGATGTCCCACGGCGACAAGCTCGCCAAGCTCCCTGACAACTTCGAGGTCATTGCTACCACCGAAAACGCTCCCTTCGCCGGTATCGCAAGCACCATCAAGCCCTACTTCGGTATCCAGTTCCACCCCGAAGTGACTCACACTCCCCGCGGAACCGAGATCCTCAAGAACTTTGCTGTCGACATCTGTGGTGCCAAGCAGGAATGGAGCATGGAGAAGTTCGTGGACAAGGAGATTGAGCGGATCAAGACCCTGGTCGGTCCGAACGGTCAGGTTATCGGTGCTGTCAGCGGTGGTGTCGACTCGACCGTCGCTGCCAAGCTGATGAAGGAGGCCATTGGCGACCGCTTCCACGCCGTCCTTGTCGACAACGGTGTGCTGCGTCTCAACGAGGCCCAGCAGGTGCAGGAGACTCTCGAAAAGGGACTGGGAATTAACCTCACGGTCGTTGACGCTTCCGACCGTTTCCTCAACCTTCTCAAGGGAGTCACCGATCCCGAGCGCAAGCGTAAGATTATCGGTAACACCTTCATCGAGGTGTTCCAGGAGACCGCCAAATCGATCACCGATGCTGCTGCCGGCTCTGATAAGGAGGGCAACATCGAGTGGCTTCTGCAGGGTACTCTGTACCCCGACGTGATCGAGAGTATCTCGTTCAAGGGCCCTAGCGCTACCATCAAGACCCACCACAACGTTGGTGGTCTGCTCGAGGGCATGCACCTCAAGCTGATCGAGCCGCTGCGCGAGCTCTTCAAGGACGAAGTGCGCGCTCTGGGTACCAACCTCGGAATCCCGCACGACCTCATCTGGCGCCACCCCTTCCCCGGTCCGGGCCTGGCCATCCGTATCCTGGGCGAAGTCAACCGCGAACAGCTGCGCATCGCACGGGAAGCCGACGTCATTTTCATCGAGGAGATCAAGGCTGCCGGCCTGTACCAGAACATCAGCCAGGCGTTTGCGGCACTGCTGCCGGTCAAGGCAGTCGGTGTGATGGGTGACAAGCGCATGCACGAGCAGGTAATTGCGCTCCGTGCGGTGGAAACCAGGGACTTCATGACTGCGGACTGGTATCCATTTGACGGCGAGTTCCTGAAGCGGGTGTCCCGTCGGGTTGTGAACGAGGTCAACGGTGTTTGCCGGGTGGTGTATGACATTACCAGCAAGCCTCCAGGTACCATTGAAATGGAGTAA
- a CDS encoding uncharacterized protein (COG:S;~EggNog:ENOG410PSZN;~InterPro:IPR012919,IPR008979;~TransMembrane:1 (i387-407o)) gives MPPKRAVNRRDGPVARSNDHGTRSYLAEISGPQATNPNLPNIPAKPSWGYGSSTAPVFPRQLSIKSGMNVDDMAESIESGVKNAQDRDENGQENPPKANPKPRANSRQTRRSVSASVSPARRRRRREPTPDQVQLLGTLRESTVSPNPHARDGLSTATPSPPIPHAISTESSPPPVPPYPTLPSNEPLYPSPLLRLDSTARPGAPREGSPQQEDSLDNESVISWSLERNIHEDDLQRTRPARFREERHGRNLTAPPRRFSGLAFANETIQEEDEPESEASAKNSPTPEPVPEPQTQSNAQPSPPPERQPEPGPAPAPEPAPELASEPALELEPPTAPTRTIIPGINLRETSFLESSPPSPVQSVKAAVKSGVQSIPRPPFSFRQSQAARIAAILILGTLSVFTVFTFSEDLADISSGIRSRLPFGRQSPYIPLDGTAMDAIHSLSKHVARIDTRVSSLSGEVATVRSEVENMPPSTTVVEPVPVWKATPTPRINFLTQSMGVEIDPQKTSPTVGLPSNFFERATHRLMEPATSLVRWLFSSPEPLGPLAALTHWEDAGDCWCSTPDSGVSQLSVVLGLPMTPEDVAVEHIPKGATADPESAPREMELWAHYVVRSEDSSTSRSWMPSFLSSSKKSPKRSGSTGFSDQYLPREKIMDALRIAYRGEPDGFFSDDELLGPTFYRIGRWTYDINSPDHVQDTNLAAVIDSPDIKVDHVVFRVKSNWGSDSTCMYRLKLYGHL, from the coding sequence ATGCCTCCTAAGCGCGCTGTGAATCGGCGTGATGGCCCAGTAGCGCGCTCCAACGACCACGGAACCCGTTCATATCTCGCGGAGATCTCCGGCCCACAAGCCACGAATCCAAACCTGCCAAACATTCCGGCGAAACCTTCCTGGGGTTACGGGTCATCGACAGCGCCGGTCTTCCCTCGCCAACTGTCGATAAAGTCGGGGATGAATGTGGACGATATGGCGGAAAGCATTGAATCTGGAGTGAAGAACGCGCAGGATCGCGACGAGAACGGTCAAGAGAATCCCCCGAAAGCAAACCCGAAGCCCCGTGCAAATTCGCGACAAACAAGACGATCGGTGTCCGCCAGTGTTTCTCCAGCGCGCCGTCGGAGAAGACGCGAACCTACTCCGGATCAGGTGCAATTGCTTGGTACGCTGAGAGAATCCACGGTCTCTCCGAACCCTCACGCTAGAGACGGCCTGTCGACCGCGACGCCGTCACCTCCGATTCCACACGCCATCTCGACAGAATCTAGTCCTCCCCCTGTTCCCCCATACCCGACTTTACCATCAAACGAGCCTCTTTATCCCTCTCCGCTTCTTCGACTCGATTCAACAGCTCGCCCGGGTGCCCCGCGTGAGGGCTCACCCCAGCAAGAAGACTCTCTTGACAACGAGTCGGTTATTTCGTGGAGCCTGGAACGGAATATTCATGAAGATGATTTACAACGAACCCGCCCCGCTAGGTTTCGCGAGGAGCGACATGGCAGGAACCTCACAGCGCCGCCTCGACGATTCTCTGGTCTTGCGTTCGCAAACGAAACTATtcaggaggaagatgagcCTGAGTCAGAGGCCTCTGCTAAGAACTCGCCTACGCCCGAGCCGGTACCAGAACCCCAGACTCAAAGCAATGCACAGCCCAGCCCTCCGCCAGAACGTCAACCAGAGCCCGGGCCCGCGCCTGCCCCAGAGCCTGCTCCCGAACTTGCCTCCGAACCTGCCCTCGAGCTCGAACCGCCCACGGCCCCTACGAGGACAATTATACCTGGGATTAATCTGCGTGAAACCTCGTTTCTTGAATCTAGCCCACCATCGCCAGTGCAGTCCGTCAAGGCCGCAGTCAAATCCGGGGTGCAATCCATTCCCAGACCACCCTTTTCTTTCCGCCAAAGCCAAGCGGCTAGGATAGCTGCCATTCTCATTCTGGGGACACTTTCTGTCTTCACGGTCTTTACTTTCAGTGAAGATTTGGCCGATATCTCCAGCGGCATCCGCTCCCGTCTCCCATTCGGCAGACAATCGCCTTACATTCCATTGGACGGTACCGCAATGGATGCTATTCACAGTCTCAGCAAACATGTGGCAAGGATAGACACGCGGGTTTCGTCGCTGTCTGGGGAGGTGGCTACTGTCAGGTCGGAGGTCGAGAATATGCCACCCTCGACGACTGTGGTAGAGCCCGTGCCGGTTTGGAAAGCAACACCCACGCCAAGGATCAATTTCCTCACGCAAAGCATGGGCGTGGAAATCGATCCTCAAAAAACAAGCCCGACTGTCGGCTTGCCGTCTAACTTTTTCGAGCGTGCTACTCATCGTTTAATGGAACCCGCCACGAGTTTGGTCAGATGGctcttttcctctccagAGCCATTGGGGCCTCTCGCGGCTTTGACGCATTGGGAAGACGCGGGAGATTGTTGGTGTAGTACCCCGGATTCTGGTGTGTCCCAATTGTCTGTCGTACTAGGCTTGCCGATGACACCGGAAGACGTTGCTGTGGAGCACATTCCGAAAGGCGCCACTGCCGATCCAGAATCAGCACCTAGAGAGATGGAGCTATGGGCTCACTACGTTGTTAGAAGTGAAGATTCCTCTACGAGCCGATCTTGGATGCCGTCTTTCCTCTCGTCCTCGAAAAAATCCCCCAAGCGATCTGGGTCTACAGGCTTCTCGGATCAGTATTTGCCGCGTGAGAAGATCATGGACGCCCTCCGCATTGCCTATCGCGGTGAGCCCGATGGTTTTTTCTCGGACGACGAGCTCTTGGGTCCTACTTTCTACCGCATCGGACGGTGGACGTATGACATTAATAGTCCGGACCATGTGCAAGATACTAACCTAGCAGCTGTTATCGATTCGCCTGATATCAAAGTGGATCACGTGGTGTTTCGGGTCAAATCTAATTGGGGTTCTGATTCTACCTGCATGTATCGGTTGAAGTTATACGGGCATCTGTGA
- the BCP1 gene encoding protein-transporting protein BCP1 (BUSCO:EOG092649VA;~COG:U;~EggNog:ENOG410PGEX;~InterPro:IPR025602;~PFAM:PF13862): MGKRKQLKDSDVVMGGADPSAEGDESDEEMDIVNVDFEWFDPQPAVDFHGLKNLLRQLFDADAQDFDISALADLILSQPLLGSTVKVDGNESDPYAFLTVLNLQEHKDKPVIQQLTSYIQHKASSVPSLAPLATLLSQTPVPPVGLVLTERLINMPSEVVPPMYSMLQEEIAWAIEEKEPYNFSHYLIVSKGYEEVESKLDMEDARPNKKKKKSGDKVEQFYFHPEDEVLQRHAQCYGSYEYTHERDEGHSDSKRAFQELGIKTTGSLLLIDASKFEDAVKDVTGYLKPPV, translated from the exons ATGGGAAAGCGCAAGCAGCTCAAGGATAGCGACGTTGTCATGGGGGGTGCTGACCCCTCCGCCGAGGGAGACGAGTCCGACGAG GAGATGGACATTGTGAACGTCGACTTTGAATGGTTTGATCCTCAACCCGCGGTGGATTTCCACGGCCTCAAGAATCTCCTCCGTCAATTGTTCGACGCCGATGCCCAGGACTTCGACATCTCTGCCTTAGCCGATTTGATTCTGTCCCAGCCATTGCTGGGGTCGACAGTCAAGGTCGATGGCAACGAGTCTGATCCATATGCCTTCCTCACAGTCCTCAACCTCCAAGAACACAAAGACAAGCCCGTGATTCAGCAATTGACCTCCTACATCCAGCACAAAGCCTCATCTGTTCCCTCCCTTGCACCGCTGGCAACTCTCCTTTCGCAGACTCCTGTTCCGCCTGTGGGTCTGGTCTTGACTGAGCGATTGATCAACATGCCCTCCGAAGTCGTCCCGCCCATGTACAGCATGCTCCAGGAAGAAATTGCTTGGGCCattgaggagaaggagcCGTACAACTTCTCGCACTACCTGATCGTGTCGAAGGGCTACGAGGAGGTCGAGTCGAAATTGGACATGGAAGATGCGCGTCCgaacaaaaagaagaagaagtccGGCGACAAGGTGGAGCAGTTTTACTTCCACCCCGAAGACGAGGTATTACAACGTCATGCGCAATGCTATGGCTCGTATGAGTACACACATGAGCGCGATGAAGGACACTCGGACTCGAAACGGGCTTTCCAGGAGCTGGGTATCAAGACAACCGGAAGCTTGTTGTTGATTGATGCTTCCAAGTTCGAAGATGCCGTGAAGGATGTCACTGGATACCTCAAGCCTCCTGTGTAA
- the mdv1 gene encoding WD repeat-containing protein (COG:D;~EggNog:ENOG410QE49;~InterPro:IPR036322,IPR015943,IPR001680,IPR019775, IPR020472,IPR017986;~PFAM:PF00400;~go_function: GO:0005515 - protein binding [Evidence IEA]), protein MEKHRRDESPSGLSDIIEQDGLLGTGLTSRHIEAFGRKVTSTAGHLMGPSGDSTNSGHYHNAMVGIHRELRRPNTQRKVFSLTQTTPTDLVRSKLSTSEIQSRAVCALPDELLANIPDDSSSYSLFEGFQVSQEDREYRKSHRRRTSKGKQLEDGKSAGGLPSSPDGLKKEREIHNRRLEMMGVRKNMCSSEIHDIDNKIANLHNMRKIVLDRLAGLEMDEAELENELTEIDNKLEDIQEEPPETPKTADTPRTFETSDNSSASGDPAMDASFMSESIYQKLPSTSPKSIKHKSTRKRSMPVLHEHFEPGSMIKEIEAHTDMVTAIDFDYPFGTMVSAALDDTVRVWDLNAGRSIGFLEGHHASVRCLQVEDNIVATGSMDASIKLWDLSRVRTVSRSSHTGKHEEDEDDVFSSPPSTTMEDCFVHSLEAHVAEVTALHFRNNTLISGSSDKTLRQWDLEKGRCVQTLDVLWAAAQATSLGTESQWRPTGRTPDASADFVGAVQCFDAALACGTADGMIRLWDLRSGQVHRSLVGHTGPVTCLQFDDVHLVTGSSDRSIRVRFFFLFCFPDG, encoded by the exons ATGGAGAAGCACCGCCGGGATGAGTCCCCTTCCGGTCTATCAGATATCATCGAACAGGACGGCCTTTTAGGAACCGGATTAACG TCCCGGCATATCGAAGCCTTTGGACGCAAGGTTACTTCCACAGCCGGACATCTGATGGGACCATCGGGGGACTCGACTAACAGTGGTCATTATCACAATGCCATGGTGGGCATTCACCGTGAATTACGACGCCCGAATACGCAACGCAAAGTCTTCTCGTTAACCCAAACAACCCCCACCGACCTGGTTCGCTCGAAGCTTTCCACTTCCGAAATCCAATCCCGCGCCGTTTGCGCCCTCCCCGATGAGCTGCTCGCGAACATCCCGGATGACTCCAGCTCCTACTCGCTGTTCGAAGGGTTTCAGGTTTCCCAGGAGGACCGGGAATACCGAAAGTCTCACCGGCGGCGCACATCGAAAGGCAAACAATTGGAAGATGGAAAGTCGGCGGGTGGACTTCCGTCATCTCCGGATGGTCTGAAGAAGGAGCGGGAGATCCACAACCGTCGGTTGGAGATGATGGGTGTTCgcaagaacatgtgcagctcGGAGATCCACGATATCGACAACAAAATCGCCAACCTCCACAACATGCGCAAGATTGTTTTGGATCGATTGGCAGGCCTGGAGATGGATGAGGCAGAGCTGGAGAACGAAC TGACCGAGATCGACAATAAGTTGGAAGATATTCAAGAAGAGCCCCCGGAGACCCCCAAGACCGCTGATACCCCGAGAACTTTTGAGACAAGCGATAACTCGTCTGCGTCGGGAGATCCGGCCATGGATGCTTCGTTTATGTCGGAATCGATCTACCAGAAGTTGCCTTCGACGTCTCCAAAGAGCATAAAGCATAAATCTACCA GAAAACGGTCCATGCCTGTCTTACATGAGCACTTTGAGCCTGGTTCGATGATCAAAGAAATCGAAGCGCACACTGATATGGTAACCGCCATCGATTTCGACTATCCTTTTGGCACCATGGTCAGCGCAGCCTTGGACGATACTGTGCGGGTTTGGGATCTCAATGCAGGCCGGAGCATCGGGTTCTTGGAGGGCCACCATGCATCCGTGCGGTGCCTCCAGGTCGAGGACAACATTGTAGCCACAGGGTCTATGGATGCTTCGATTAAGCTGTGGGACTTGAGTCGCGTTCGCACTGTTTCCCGATCCAGTCATACTGGTAAgcacgaggaagacgaagatgacgTGTTCTCGTCGCCCCCGTCTACGACCATGGAAGATTGCTTTGTACACTCGCTGGAGGCCCATGTCGCTGAAGTAACTGCTTTGCATTTCCGAAACAATACCCTGATTTCTGGCTCTTCCGATAAGACTTTGCGGCAGTGGGATCTGGAAAAGGGTCGCTGCGTGCAAACGCTGGATGTTCTCTGGGCTGCGGCCCAAGCAACTTCATTGGGCACCGAGAGCCAGTGGCGGCCAACTGGGCGCACGCCGGACGCCTCTGCGGACTTTGTCGGCGCGGTTCAGTGCTTTGATGCCGCTCTGGCCTGTGGTACTGCTGACGGTATGATCCGTCTTTGGGATCTTCGGAGTGGGCAGGTTCACCGCAGTCTTGTTGGTCACACGGGACCTGTTACCTGTCTGCAGTTCGATGATGTCCACTTGGTCACTGGTAGTTCGGACCGCAGCATCCGGGtacgtttctttttcctattttgctttccagatggCTAA